CGAGGAAGGGGAATAGAACCGCTACTTGACATGGGGCAGCTCAATTATCGGGCTTTTATTATGCTCTTTCTAGATATTCACCTGTTCGAGTGTCTACCCTGATTTTCTGACCATTTTCTACAAAAAATGGAACAGTTGTTTTTAAACCTGTTTCTAAAGTTGCAGGTTTTCCTCCGCCAGAAACCGTATTTCCCTTAAAATTTGGTTCTGTTTCAACTACTGTAAGTTCTACAACGATAGGAAGCTGAACTGAAATAGGGGTAGCTTCAAAAAACACTAAATCTACTTCTAAATTCTCTATTAAATAATTTTTTTCATCTTCTAATTCATCAGAAGGCAAAGAATACTGTTCATAAGTATCAAGGGCCATAAAATGGTGATGATCACTATCGTTGTATAAATACTGGGCTTTTCTAAAAGATATATCCGCTTCTTTGACTTTTTCACCACTAGAAAAACTTACCTCTTTTATTAAGCCGGTTCTAACATTTTTTAGTCTTGTTCTTATGAGCCCACTTCCTCTTCCCATAAAATGCTTATTCGCTTCTACTACTCTATACACATCGTTTTGATAAACAATAAAAATTCCTTTTCTTAAATCTCCTACATCAACCATTCAATTTCCTCCTTGAAATGATTCCAATTTCTAACATCTTAATTTATCAATTTATTTTTAATATTACAAGTCTTTTCTTATATTTTTGCTTAAAATTTTGTACCTATATGTTTTTCTTCTAAATTACAACGTATGTTTTAATGTTACATAAAATTAACTTGCATTTTTATGATTTTTGTATTATAATAATTTTGAAACACATTCCGATTGCTGCAATGGGTAGCACGGTAGAATTTTGGAGGTAACATAGTGAAAGGTAGAGTAAAGTGGTTTGATTCAAAGAAAGGTTATGGTTTCATCACGGGAGAAGATGGGAATGACGTATTTGTGCATTTCTCCGCTATTGATATGGACGGCTACAAGAAGTTAGAGGAGGACGATGAAGTAGAATTTGAAGTTGTACAAGGCGATAAAGGTCCTCAAGCTTCAAAGGTTAGACCTTTATAATCTGTAGACCATAATCTAAAACCAAAATAAAGTGAGGAGCGCGAAGGCGCTCCTTTTTTAATTTAATTAGCCAACAATTTTAACACCTGAACTTGTTCCTAACCTATCTGCTCCGACTCCTATCATTTTTAAAGTTGTATCCAAATCTCTGATTCCTCCAGATGCTTTAACTTTTACTTTATCCCCACTTAAAAACTTCATCAAAGCAACATCTTCTAATTTGGCTCCATCTGTTCCAAAACCTGTCGAAGTTTTAACAAAATCAGCTTGGGCTAATTTAGAAATAACAACGGCAGCGACTTTTTCTTCTTGAGTAAGATAACAAGTTTCAATTATTACCTTCAAAAGTTTCCCGTGATTTTTACATAAAGAAGCAATAGAGCCTATTTCATCGTATATATAGTCGAACTCTTGGTCTTTAAGTCTTCCAATATTTAAAACCATATCTAATTCGTCTGCCCCATTCTTAATTGCGTCTTCACTTTCATAAACTTTGCTTTCTATAGTATTTGCACCTAAAGGGAATCCTATTACCGTGGCCACTTTCACATTACTTTTTTTAAGTTTTTCTTTTGATAATGAAACATAAGTTGGATTCACACAAACCGAATAAAAATTATGTTCAATAGCTTCTTCACAAAGTTTAACTATTTCATTTCTGGTTGAAAAGGCCTTTAGTAGGGTATGGTCGATATACTTTGCAACTTGTTGTGGTTGTAAATCAGCTTTTTTTTCTTTAAAAACAAAGTTTTCCTTCACCCTTTTTACTTCCTTGTGGATAATTTCTTTTAATTCAACTAACGTCATTTTCATATCTCCTTTCATAAAATAATTTACATTTACTATTTTATCATTTTTTTATTATGTGATATAATAAATTTAGGCAATTAAATATGCACAGCCGGGGGAGCTATATGGCTGAGAGGATACCTTAATAAGGTATCGACCCCGAGAACCTGATACGGATAATACCGGCGAAGGGAGGCGAAGGTAAATGTGTATTGTAATTTAATCCTGTTCTCACTTGGTTGGTGAAGAACAGGATTTTTTATTTGAAATCTTTAAAATTAAAAAGAAAAAGAGGCGATTTAAGTTGAAGAGAATTTTATTATTGGTAGGTGTTATTGTTGTTGTGTTGTCTTTTGCATTTTCAAAAGAGTTGGTAGTTTACACGTATGAAAGTATGAGTTGGATTGAACAAGGCACAGTTCAAAAGTTTGAAGAGATGTATAATTGTGATGTGAAAGTGATAAAATTAGGAGATGCCGGAAATGTTTTAACTAGACTTGTTTTAGAAAAGAACAATCCTCGGGCAGATGTAGTAATAGGTTTAGATCAAGCATTAGCTTTAAAGGCAAAGGAAGAAGAGTTATTAATCAATTATAAACCAAAGAATATAGAAAATGTTATGGATGAATCCCTGATATTTGATCAAGAGTATTATGTTGTTCCTTATGATTATGGTGCAATAGCTATTATATACGATCCTGAGAAAATTGAAGAAGAGTTGGTATCGTTTAATGATTTAACAAAATACCAAAATTCATTGATTATTCAAGATCCAAGAGCATCAAGTACGGGACAATCTTTTTTACTGTGGACTATTGCAGTTTACCAAGAAAATTGGAAAGAATTTTGGAAAAAGTTGATGCCAGCAATTTTAACAATTAGTCCTAGTTGGGATGATTCTTTTGCAAAGTTTGAAACCGGCCAAGCCGCTATGATGGTAAGTTATGCTACAGATAGTGCTTATTCACAGTATTATTATGGAAGTAGCAAATATGAAGTCTTTATACCAAAAGAAGGCGCTTATGTTCAGATAGAAGGAGCAGGAATTGTTAAAGGTACAAAAAACTTAGATTTAGCGAAACTATTTATTGAATTCATACTTATCGAGGATTTTCAAAAAGAAATACCTTTGAATCAATGGATGTTTCCTGTAATTGAAGTAGAACTTCCACAAGTTTACGAATATGCTGTAATACCTGAAAAAATTCTGACTATACCAGCAGAAGATATTTCAAATAATCTTGAAAAATGGTTAAAAGAATGGGAGGAATCAATATACTAAAATTATGAATTATAAAGTTAAAAAAGGTCTTTTAGTAATCATTTTTTTGAGTTTGTGGGGTATCCCCCTCTCTTTTTTATTTAGAGACTTTTTTACTTTAGAAGGTATAAAAAGTATTATGGATCCGCGAACATTGCGGATCCTCTATTTCACTTCTTACCAAGCATTTATTTCTTCTGTTTTATCGTTGCTAATAACTTTGGTGCCTGCTTATTTTTCATCTAGAAACGAAGGAATAATATCGAAGTTACTTGAGAACACACTTTTCATACCTTTCTTTTTTCCACCTGTTTCTGCAGTAATCGCTTTTTCTTTGCTTTACTCATCGAATGGAATTCTTGCAAAAATGGGGATAAACATAAATATAATGTACACTTTAACGGCGATAATTTTAGCACATATTTTTTACAACTCTCCAATTTTTGTTAGGTATATAACAGAAGGCCTTAGAAGAATCCCAGCTAGTTATATTGAATTAGCAAATATAGAAGGTTCTAGTAAGTTAAAAACGTTTTATAGAATAGAACTACCTTTAATTATGCCTACAATATCAAGAGCATTCTTCTTAGTTTTTACGTATAATTTCACAAGTTTTGCCATAGTTCTTAGTTTGGGAGGGATAAGATATTCAACCCTGGAAGTAGCTATATCTACTACTTTAAGAAGTAGTTTAGACTTTCCAACGGCTTTATCTTACGCTATGTTACAGTTTTTAATTCTTTTAATTTTAAACATAATAATGTCTAAGTTTGAACCTTTTGATTATGAATTAGAGCCTTCTTACTTAAAAAAAACAGGGATTTTAGGAAAGTTAATTTCAATTATTTACTTAATTTTTGAGTATTCTATAGTTTTTGTGGGAGTAGGTGCTTCTTTTTTCAATTTCATAGATGCGAAATTTGATCTATCAGCTTTTTTGAACCTTTTTTCTAAAGAATTAAACAATATTTATCCAGTTGTAAGATCTATATTAAATTCTTTCGGAGTTTCTGCAATTGCAGGGATATTTTCTGTTTTAACTGCATACTATCTGCTAAAAAATTATAGTAAGCTAATAAATATAAGTGTTATGGCAACTTTGGGTATTTCATCGGCCTTTTTAGGAATGGCAATGTTATATTTAAATGTTCTTTTCAATATACCTTTTATTTTATTGCTAATTTTAGGATACTTTTTAGTCACAGTTCCCATTGCCTATTCTTTTTTATATCAACCTGTTCTCAGTTTTGACGAAAGGATTATAGAAGCTGCAAAAATAGATGGGGCTAATAATCTAAAAATTTTGTTTAAAATAGAAATTCCAATATTATTATCCGCTTTTTTGGGGTCATTTCTGCAAAT
The window above is part of the Petrotoga sp. 9PW.55.5.1 genome. Proteins encoded here:
- the efp gene encoding elongation factor P; protein product: MVDVGDLRKGIFIVYQNDVYRVVEANKHFMGRGSGLIRTRLKNVRTGLIKEVSFSSGEKVKEADISFRKAQYLYNDSDHHHFMALDTYEQYSLPSDELEDEKNYLIENLEVDLVFFEATPISVQLPIVVELTVVETEPNFKGNTVSGGGKPATLETGLKTTVPFFVENGQKIRVDTRTGEYLERA
- a CDS encoding cold shock domain-containing protein, which codes for MKGRVKWFDSKKGYGFITGEDGNDVFVHFSAIDMDGYKKLEEDDEVEFEVVQGDKGPQASKVRPL
- the deoC gene encoding deoxyribose-phosphate aldolase, which codes for MTLVELKEIIHKEVKRVKENFVFKEKKADLQPQQVAKYIDHTLLKAFSTRNEIVKLCEEAIEHNFYSVCVNPTYVSLSKEKLKKSNVKVATVIGFPLGANTIESKVYESEDAIKNGADELDMVLNIGRLKDQEFDYIYDEIGSIASLCKNHGKLLKVIIETCYLTQEEKVAAVVISKLAQADFVKTSTGFGTDGAKLEDVALMKFLSGDKVKVKASGGIRDLDTTLKMIGVGADRLGTSSGVKIVG
- a CDS encoding thiamine ABC transporter substrate binding subunit translates to MKRILLLVGVIVVVLSFAFSKELVVYTYESMSWIEQGTVQKFEEMYNCDVKVIKLGDAGNVLTRLVLEKNNPRADVVIGLDQALALKAKEEELLINYKPKNIENVMDESLIFDQEYYVVPYDYGAIAIIYDPEKIEEELVSFNDLTKYQNSLIIQDPRASSTGQSFLLWTIAVYQENWKEFWKKLMPAILTISPSWDDSFAKFETGQAAMMVSYATDSAYSQYYYGSSKYEVFIPKEGAYVQIEGAGIVKGTKNLDLAKLFIEFILIEDFQKEIPLNQWMFPVIEVELPQVYEYAVIPEKILTIPAEDISNNLEKWLKEWEESIY
- a CDS encoding iron ABC transporter permease; this translates as MNYKVKKGLLVIIFLSLWGIPLSFLFRDFFTLEGIKSIMDPRTLRILYFTSYQAFISSVLSLLITLVPAYFSSRNEGIISKLLENTLFIPFFFPPVSAVIAFSLLYSSNGILAKMGININIMYTLTAIILAHIFYNSPIFVRYITEGLRRIPASYIELANIEGSSKLKTFYRIELPLIMPTISRAFFLVFTYNFTSFAIVLSLGGIRYSTLEVAISTTLRSSLDFPTALSYAMLQFLILLILNIIMSKFEPFDYELEPSYLKKTGILGKLISIIYLIFEYSIVFVGVGASFFNFIDAKFDLSAFLNLFSKELNNIYPVVRSILNSFGVSAIAGIFSVLTAYYLLKNYSKLINISVMATLGISSAFLGMAMLYLNVLFNIPFILLLILGYFLVTVPIAYSFLYQPVLSFDERIIEAAKIDGANNLKILFKIEIPILLSAFLGSFLQIFAIIYGEFTISYTMQIRDYFPLVSVVNYSLSSSRLYQEANALSGLNIIIIFFIFYISNIFLRKKD